From Fusobacterium sp.:
GAGGCTGTTATCCCTATACGTGCACTACGTAACCTTGCTAAACATCCAAACTTTGGTGGTGAACTTATGGTTGTGGCTCTGGGATGTGAAAAATTAACAGTTGAAATGCTGATTGATGAAGCTGATATTTCTCCTGAAAATGTAATTATTCTTCAAGAAATTAAAGGATTCAATTCTATGATAGATACTATTATGAATATGGCAGATAAAAAATTAGCTCGTTTAAATGCTAGAAAAAGAGAGACCCTCCCTCTATCTGATCTTCTTGTTGGAATGCAGTGTGGAGGAAGTGATGCTTTTTCTGGTGTAACTGCTAATCCCAGTGCTGGATACGCAGCTGATATGTTAGTTGAAGGGGGAGCTACAGTTATGTTCTCTGAAGTAACAGAAGTTCGTGATGGAGTACATATGATTGCAGAACGTTGTATCAATGAGGATGTTATGAAAAAATTGGTTTCTGAAATGAAATGGTATGATAATTATTTAGAAAATGGTCAGGTGGACAGAAGTGCTAACCCTACTCCTGGAAATAAAAAAGGAGGTCTTTCAAATATAGTAGAAAAAGCTATGGGCTCCATTGCAAAATCTGGCAGTTCTCCTATAATTGAAGTTTTATCCCCTGCTGAAACTCCTACTAAAAAAGGATTGATATATGCTGCTACTCCTGCAAGTGATATTGTCTGTGGACCTTGCCAATTAGCTTCTGGAATTGGACTTCAGGTCTTTATGACTGGAAGAGGAACTCCTTATGGACTAGCACTTGCTCCAGTTATTAAAGTATGTTCAAGAAATGATATGAAAGATATGTGGAATGATTTGATTGATATAAGTGCAGGACCTATTGCTTCTGGAGATGCTTCTATCAGCGATATAGGAACAGATATTTTTAATATGATAATAGATGTTGCAAGCGGAAAAAAACAACCTTGGGCTGAAAAATATAAACTTCACAATGATTTCTGTATTTTTAATCCAGCACCAATTACATAATTTTATAAATTAATAAAAAAAGAAGTTGATTCTTTAAATTGAAATACAGTTTTTGAAATTTTCTAATTTCCAAATTTTAAAAACTTATTTACTTTTAATCAACTTCTTTTTTATTTTAATTATTTATTTCTATTTCCAATATAATCAGCCAATTCTAAAAGAATATTGCTTTTCTCTACACCAAATTTTTCTGCAACTATCATTTTAGCTTCATCTATTGTTTCTTTTAAAAGGATTTTACTTTCTGTCATTCCTATCAATGCTGGATATGTTGATTTGTCAAGTTCAATATCGCTGCCTACTGGTTTACCAAGAGTTGAAAAGTCTCCTTCTATATCAAGAATATCATCTTTTATTTGAAATGCAAGCCCTATAAGATCAGAAAATCTTATAAGAATCTCTCTTTCTTCTTTATCTGCATCTCCTATTATACATGCTAACTCTACAGGAAGTTTCATTAATTTTCCTGTCTTATTAGAATGTATATATTTTAAAATTTCTAAATCAATTTTTTTTCCTTCACTTGCTATATCCATCATCTGTCCGCCAATCATTCCGTTTATACCAGCATAACTTGATGTTAATCTAACAATTTCAACTATTTTTTCAGCTGAAAGATGTTTATTTTTTTCTGTAAGTATGTAAAATGCATGTGTTAAAAGGGCATCTCCTATCAATATTCCTTCTGCTTCACCAAATTTTTTGTGAGTAGTAAGTTTCCCTCTTCTATAATCATCATTATCAAGAGCTGGGAGATCATCATGTACTAATGAATATGAATGTATCATTTCAATAGCAGCAGCTGAAGCTATTCCCATTTCTTTTTCACAATCGAGTATATCCAGTACCATGAAGAGTAAAATAGGTCTTAATCTTTTACCACCATTTAAAACTGCATATTTCATTCCTTCAGCTATAACATCTGGATAATTAAGTTCATTTAAATATATGTCCATATTTGACTCTATTAATTTTTTATTACTATCCAAATAATTTTTAAAAAACATCTTAAACCTCCTCAGTTAGAATATTGTCACTTTCTTCTGTAACTTTTAAAATTTTTCCTTCTGCTTTATTTAATAAATCTGAAGATTTTTTTAAAAGCTTCATAGCATTTTCATATTCTTTTATAGATTCAGTCAGTGTAAGTTCCCCATTTTCCAGTTTTTCTATTATTTCATCTACTTCCAAAAGATTATCTTCAAAACTTCCGCTTCTCTTTACCATCTTATCACCCCAGAAATTTTATAATTAAAACTATCTTGTATAAAAAGTTATACACTTTTTACCATACTTTCTCTCATCAGCTTTTTTAAACTCTCCTATTTCATCTTCAAGTTCTTCAAAAACATGATGTTCACTGATAATAAGTCCGCCATCTGCAAGTATTTTATTTTTTTCTATTGCTTTTATTACTTTTGTACATACTTCTTCTTTATAAGGAGGGTCCATAAATATTATATCAAATTTTTCATCTTTTCTCCCTAATATTTCAATTGCTCTTAAAGCATCATTTTTATATGCTCTGCATCTATCTTCATATCCTAAAGTATTTACATTTTCTATTATATATTTTAGAGCTTCACTGTCTTTTTCTATCATCACTGCTCTTTTTGCTCCTCTGCTCAGAGCTTCAAGAGATATACTTCCGCTTCCACTGAAAAGATCTAAAAATACACTGTCAGGTACATATGGTGCTATGATAG
This genomic window contains:
- a CDS encoding polyprenyl synthetase family protein; amino-acid sequence: MFFKNYLDSNKKLIESNMDIYLNELNYPDVIAEGMKYAVLNGGKRLRPILLFMVLDILDCEKEMGIASAAAIEMIHSYSLVHDDLPALDNDDYRRGKLTTHKKFGEAEGILIGDALLTHAFYILTEKNKHLSAEKIVEIVRLTSSYAGINGMIGGQMMDIASEGKKIDLEILKYIHSNKTGKLMKLPVELACIIGDADKEEREILIRFSDLIGLAFQIKDDILDIEGDFSTLGKPVGSDIELDKSTYPALIGMTESKILLKETIDEAKMIVAEKFGVEKSNILLELADYIGNRNK
- the garD gene encoding galactarate dehydratase codes for the protein MGKNLYIKVNEKDNVAIAVDKISAGTEIMNGIFTTEEIPQGHKIALCDIAKDFPIIRYGVELGYAINDIKKGAWINEHMLKLPIPPALNEMKFGTNIITSLPKAPIKTFEGYRNPNGGYAGTRNILGISTTVQCVTGVLNVAVKKIKDELLPKYPNVDDVIPINHAYGCGVAINAPEAVIPIRALRNLAKHPNFGGELMVVALGCEKLTVEMLIDEADISPENVIILQEIKGFNSMIDTIMNMADKKLARLNARKRETLPLSDLLVGMQCGGSDAFSGVTANPSAGYAADMLVEGGATVMFSEVTEVRDGVHMIAERCINEDVMKKLVSEMKWYDNYLENGQVDRSANPTPGNKKGGLSNIVEKAMGSIAKSGSSPIIEVLSPAETPTKKGLIYAATPASDIVCGPCQLASGIGLQVFMTGRGTPYGLALAPVIKVCSRNDMKDMWNDLIDISAGPIASGDASISDIGTDIFNMIIDVASGKKQPWAEKYKLHNDFCIFNPAPIT
- the rsmD gene encoding 16S rRNA (guanine(966)-N(2))-methyltransferase RsmD — protein: MKIIAGDAKNKRIKSRKGTDTRPTLGSMKESLFSIIAPYVPDSVFLDLFSGSGSISLEALSRGAKRAVMIEKDSEALKYIIENVNTLGYEDRCRAYKNDALRAIEILGRKDEKFDIIFMDPPYKEEVCTKVIKAIEKNKILADGGLIISEHHVFEELEDEIGEFKKADERKYGKKCITFYTR
- the xseB gene encoding exodeoxyribonuclease VII small subunit, which translates into the protein MVKRSGSFEDNLLEVDEIIEKLENGELTLTESIKEYENAMKLLKKSSDLLNKAEGKILKVTEESDNILTEEV